CGATCGCTAAATTCTCGTCATTCGCGCCCGATTTGATTATCAGCGATATCAGTATGCCGGGAATGGATGGGTACGATTTTATCCAGCATATTCGTGCTGTTGAGTCTTGCCGCATCCCGGCGATCGCGCTGACGGCAAATGCGAGAGAAGAAGATCGACTAAGCGCGATCGCCGCAGGATTTGATGCTCACATTGCCAAGCCGATCGTGCTGGAAGTTCTATTCACTGAAATCAAAAATCTGCTGCAATTAGCGTGTCCGGTTCCGTCGGCTCAAAACCGCGAGTCTGCTCCACGATCGTGATCCCTGCGGTAGAGATGGCGCTGATTCGCAATCGCTATTGTAGTGAGTAAATGTTGGGCTAGGGCAGAAATGAGCAGCGTAAAACCCGTGATCATTGTTCATGGCGGGGCGAAAACGATTTCAGAGGACAAAGTGGCAGCGAATCAAGCAGGTTGTCGATCGGCAGTCGAAGCTGGATGGGCAGTGCTGAGTCAAGGTGGAAGTGCAGCAGAAGCCGTCGAAGCCGCGATTCGGGTACTAGAATCGGATCAGACTTTTAATGCGGGTTTCGGTTCGACGCTGAATCGCGAAGGTGAAGTCGAGGTCGATGCTGCAATCATGGACGGAGCAACATTAGGGTGGGGGGCTATCGCTGCGGTTCAGGGAGTACGTCATCCGATCGCAGTTGCTCGAAAAATTATGGAAAAGCGCTCCCGCTTCTTGGTGGCTCGCAGCGGAGAACGATTTGCTCACGAACATGGCTTAGAGATTTGTGCAAAAGAAGCCTTGGTGAGCGGAGAACAATACCAGGAGTGGAAAGAAGAGGCAGAAGTTTTGGATCGTCCAAATACAGTGGGATGTGTGGCGTTGGATGCGAATGGCAACCTGGTTGCGGGGACATCCACAGGTGGAATCACGGGACAGCCTCAAGGTCGAGTGGGCGATTCGGCGGTGGTTGGGTGCGGACTGTATGCCGATAATCAGGTCGGTGCTTGCTCAACCA
This window of the Cyanobacteria bacterium FACHB-DQ100 genome carries:
- a CDS encoding isoaspartyl peptidase/L-asparaginase, with the protein product MSSVKPVIIVHGGAKTISEDKVAANQAGCRSAVEAGWAVLSQGGSAAEAVEAAIRVLESDQTFNAGFGSTLNREGEVEVDAAIMDGATLGWGAIAAVQGVRHPIAVARKIMEKRSRFLVARSGERFAHEHGLEICAKEALVSGEQYQEWKEEAEVLDRPNTVGCVALDANGNLVAGTSTGGITGQPQGRVGDSAVVGCGLYADNQVGACSTTGDGESIIPVVLAKTAIDALRHQHPDEAAQFAIETLVSRVEGEAGCILLDSQGRIGWAHNSQDMAVAYMNEDLEQPATFTRKK